A region from the Hippoglossus hippoglossus isolate fHipHip1 chromosome 16, fHipHip1.pri, whole genome shotgun sequence genome encodes:
- the mboat1 gene encoding lysophospholipid acyltransferase 1 produces the protein MMAERQTDAAFETTGSKWLQPVSDQLDFPLDQVNFLACQLFALAAAFWFRLYLSPRHANPLVRHAVATLLGVAFLIFCFGWYSTHILTVVVTSYVIIVKADIDSVHRYSMVTAMGFLTVCQVSRVVIFNYGILSTDFSGPLMIVTQKITTLAFQLHDGTCKKSEQLTPEQELHAIKVKPSLIEYLSYNLNFLSVLVGPCSNYKDYIDFIEGRHVSQRLRQHSGTCNGQNGYDKTPNPSPLNAVCQKLLVCCGCMLFFLTVTRSLPITYNVDPHFVSHAPFLTRLTYAFFSIQAARPKFYFAWTLADAVNNAAGYGFMGMDENGKPSWDLIRNLNIMGIETATSFKTFIDNWNIQTGIWLKTVCYDRAPKHRLALTFILSALWHGVYPGYYFTFITAIPITMAARAIRKSVRHNFLSSTDLKLFYDILTWVATQLAICYTVMPFLLLAVEPTLVYYRSMYFHVHIISILAAIGLHQKHKARDPSATTKTHSAQCQPVHSNNNDKVD, from the exons GTGAACTTTTTGGCATGTCAGCTGTTCGCCCTGGCAGCCGCCTTCTGGTTCCGTCTCTACCTCAGCCCTCGCCATGCCAACCCCCTGGTCAGACACGCTGTGGCCACGCTCCTCGGCGTCGCCTTCCTCATCTTCTGCTTCGGATG GTACTCAACTCACATCCTGACAGTGGTGGTTACAAGCTATGTGATTATTGTTAAAGCCGATATCGACAGTGTGCACAG GTACTCCATGGTGACGGCTATGGGCTTCCTGACAGTGTGCCAAGTGAGCCGCGTCGTCATATTTAACTATGGGATACTGTCCACTGACTTCTCTgg GCCTCTGATGATAGTAACTCAGAAGATCACCACACTGGCTTTCCAGCTCCATGATG GTACGTGTAAGAAATCTGAACAGCTGACCCCGGAGCAGGAGCTCCATGCGATAAA AGTGAAGCCGTCTCTCATCGAGTACCTGAGCTACAATCTGAACTTCCTGAGCGTCCTGGTGGGGCCGTGCAGTAACTATAAGGACTACATAGACTTCATCGAGGGACGACACGTCAGCCAGAGGCTCAGGCAGCACTCGGGGACGTGTAACGGACAGAACGGCTACGACAAGACGCCAAACCCGTCACCTCTG AACGCTGTGTGTCAGAAGCTGCTCGTCTGCTGTGGCTGCATGCTGTTCTTCCTCACTGTGACTCGCTCGTTGCCCATAACGTACAACGTGGACCCCCACTTTGTCAGCCACGCCCCCTTCCTCACCAGGCTCACCTACGCTTTCTTCTCCATACAAGCAGCCAGGCCCAAGTTCTACTTCGCCTGGACACTGG ccGATGCTGTGAACAACGCTGCAGGTTATGGTTTCATGGGGATGGATGAAAATGGAAAGCCATCATGGGATCTCATCCGCAACCTCAACATCATGGGGATCGAG actgCAACCAGTTTCAAGACTTTCATTGACAACTGGAATATTCAAACAGGAATTTGGCTCAAAAC tgtgtgttacGACCGAGCCCCCAAGCACCGGTTGGCGTTGACGTTCATCCTGTCTGCCCTGTGGCACGGCGTTTATCCAGGctattattttacattcatcaCCGCCATCCCCATCACCATGGCAGCACGAGCA ATAAGGAAGTCGGTTCGTCACAACTTCCTGTCCTCCACAGACTTGAAACTGTTTTACGACATCCTAACCTGGGTGGCCACTCAGCTCGCCATCTGCTACACCGTCATGCCTTTCTTACTTCTTGCAGTAGAGCCCACTTTGGTTTATTACAG GTCTATGTACTTCCACGTGCACATCATTAGCATTCTGGCTGCGATCGGCCTgcatcagaaacacaaagcCAGGGACCCCTCTGCCACCACTAAAACACACTCAGCCCAGTGCCAGCCTGTTCACTCCAACAACAACGACAAAGTAGACTGa